A single genomic interval of Helianthus annuus cultivar XRQ/B chromosome 13, HanXRQr2.0-SUNRISE, whole genome shotgun sequence harbors:
- the LOC110900442 gene encoding protein ALP1-like, producing the protein MAGANNDIVVLQSSSLFDDVIDGVALNTLFYANDVEYKYGYYLVDDIYLEWATLVKTLLCPDDEKRLYYKKKHESARKDVERAFGLLKKRWSIIGQPSRILEKSKMRNVMYTCIILHNMILEDSGKAFWAESYDEGQYNNKYNSELRSNTKTP; encoded by the exons ATGGCCGGTGCGAACAATGATATCGTTGTTTTACAATCTTCGAGTCTTTTCGACGATGTCATAGATGGTGTTGCACTAAATACTTTATTCTATGCAAATGATGTGGAGTATAAGTATGGGTATTATCTTGTCGACGATATTTATCTGGAATGGGCTACGTTGGTGAAAACTCTTTTGTGTCCAGATGACGAAAAAAGATTGTATTACAAGAAAAAACATGagtcggcaagaaaagatgtcgAGCGGGCTTTTGGTTTATTAAAAAAGAGATGGTCTATCATTGGCCAACCGTCGAGGATACTTGAAAAGAGTAAAATGAGAAACGTCATGTATACGTGCATCATCTTGCATAACATGATATTGGAGGATTCGGGCAAAGCCTTTTGGGCAGAAAGTTATGATGAAG gtcaatataataataaatataatagtGAATTAAGATCAAATACAAAGACTCCTTAA